The proteins below come from a single Corvus hawaiiensis isolate bCorHaw1 chromosome 20, bCorHaw1.pri.cur, whole genome shotgun sequence genomic window:
- the LOC125336292 gene encoding C-C motif chemokine 3-like, with translation MKVLAATLATLLLLATCSPSEGHLDGVPSTCCFKYHRTPIPRRLVSSVFVTSSSCTKPGVIVVTKKEKMLCADPQAPWVKELQKHFQSLEN, from the exons atgaaAGTCCTGGCAGCCACCCTGGCCACTCTGCTCCTCCTGGCCACCTGCTCCCCATCTGAGGGCCACCTCG ATGGTGtccccagcacctgctgcttcAAATACCATAGAACGCCCATCCCTCGGCGCCTCGTCAGCTCCGTCTTCgtcaccagcagctcctgcaccaaGCCAGGCGTGAT TGTGGTCACCAAGAAGGAGAAGATGCTGTGTGCAGATCCACAGGCACCATGGGTGAAGGAGCTCCAGAAGCACTTCCAGAGCCTGGAAAACTGA
- the LOC125336256 gene encoding C-C motif chemokine 5-like, which produces MKISLALLVLLLAAAWAGRPGMSFRSSKVMCCPKEKFSRGRIPEDKILEYHYTSPTCTHKAVLVTMPRGMVCVDPEEKWFQKYLRKQKKPNSTSK; this is translated from the exons ATGAAGATCTCCTTGGCCCTGCtcgtcctgctgctggcagctgcctgggctgggaggcCGGGGATGTCCT TCCGCAGCTCCAAAGTCATGTGCTGCCCTAAGGAAAAGTTCTCCCGTGGGAGGATCCCTGAGGACAAAATCCTGGAATACCACTACACGTCTCCCACCTGCACCCACAAAGCTGTTCT CGTGACGATGCCGAGGGGGATGGTCTGTGTGGACCCAGAGGAGAAATGGTTCCAGAAGTACCTGAGGAAGCAGAAGAAGCCAAACAGCACCTCCAAGTGA
- the LOC125336255 gene encoding C-C motif chemokine 4-like, which yields MRTAPRVVCALLILSMLCWHSLAQRAPAMPDKCCFNFQMRRIKRDNVVACYPTSPECPHQAVIFRVRNGKEICTQASRPWVKRYQQSFQVSSFSIPS from the exons aTGAGGACAGCGCCCAGGGTGGTCTGTgccctcctcatcctctccatgctgtgctggcacagcctggctcaGA GAGCTCCAGCCATGCCGGACAAGTGCTGCTTCAACTTCCAGATGAGAAGGATCAAGAGGGACAACGTGGTGGCCTGTTACCCCACCAGCCCCGAGTGCCCGCACCAGGCTGTGAT CTTCAGGGTGAGGAACGGGAAGGAGATCTGCACCCAGGCCAGCAGGCCGTGGGTCAAGAGGTACCAGCAGAGCTTCCAAGTCAGctccttctccatccccagctAG